In Deinococcus yavapaiensis KR-236, one genomic interval encodes:
- the rplK gene encoding 50S ribosomal protein L11, translating to MAKKVVGMVKLQLPAGKATPAPPVGPALGQHGANIMGFVKEFNAATADKGDAIIPVEITIFGDRSFTFITKTPPMSYLIRKASGIAKGSATPNKAKVGTLSWDQVLEIARTKMPDLNAASLEAAANTVAGTARSMGVTVEGAPNA from the coding sequence ATGGCGAAGAAAGTCGTCGGCATGGTGAAGCTGCAGCTTCCCGCCGGTAAGGCCACCCCGGCACCGCCCGTGGGTCCCGCGCTGGGTCAACACGGCGCTAACATCATGGGCTTCGTGAAGGAGTTCAACGCGGCGACCGCCGACAAGGGTGACGCGATCATCCCGGTCGAGATCACCATCTTCGGAGACCGCTCGTTCACCTTCATCACGAAGACTCCGCCGATGAGCTACCTCATCCGCAAGGCGAGCGGCATCGCCAAGGGCAGCGCGACCCCCAACAAGGCGAAGGTCGGCACGCTTTCGTGGGATCAAGTGCTCGAAATCGCGCGCACCAAGATGCCCGACCTGAACGCCGCGTCGCTCGAGGCCGCCGCGAACACCGTTGCGGGTACCGCGCGTAGCATGGGCGTCACCGTCGAAGGAGCCCCCAATGCCTAA
- the rplA gene encoding 50S ribosomal protein L1: MPKHGKRYTALVAKVDRSKVYTIEEATALVKELATAKFDETVEAHFRLGIDPRKSDQNVRGTVALPHGTGRTVRVAVITQGDRLAEAEAAGADVVGAGELIDRIAGGFMDFDAVVASPDMMAQVGQKLARLLGPRGLLPNPKSGTVGTDVAGMVRGLKAGRIEFRNDKTGVIHAPIGKASFEPGNIADNFRALATALEGAKPAAAKGVYVRSMYLTTTMGPSIQVALA, translated from the coding sequence ATGCCTAAGCACGGCAAGCGTTACACGGCGCTCGTCGCCAAGGTGGACCGCAGCAAGGTCTACACGATCGAAGAAGCGACCGCGCTCGTCAAAGAACTCGCCACCGCGAAGTTCGACGAGACCGTCGAAGCGCACTTCCGCCTCGGCATCGATCCTCGCAAGAGCGACCAGAACGTGCGCGGTACCGTCGCGCTTCCTCACGGCACGGGCCGCACGGTGCGTGTCGCCGTGATCACGCAAGGCGACCGCCTCGCGGAAGCCGAAGCGGCCGGCGCCGATGTCGTCGGCGCGGGCGAACTCATCGACCGCATCGCGGGCGGCTTCATGGATTTCGACGCGGTCGTCGCGAGCCCTGACATGATGGCGCAAGTCGGTCAGAAGCTGGCGCGCCTCCTCGGTCCGCGCGGCCTGCTGCCCAACCCCAAGAGTGGTACGGTCGGCACGGACGTCGCGGGCATGGTTCGCGGTCTCAAAGCGGGTCGCATCGAGTTCCGCAACGACAAGACGGGTGTCATCCACGCCCCGATCGGCAAGGCATCGTTCGAACCGGGCAACATCGCCGACAACTTCCGTGCGCTCGCGACCGCCCTCGAAGGCGCCAAGCCTGCAGCCGCGAAGGGAGTGTACGTCCGCTCGATGTACCTCACGACCACGATGGGCCCCTCGATTCAAGTCGCCCTCGCTTAA
- the rplJ gene encoding 50S ribosomal protein L10 — MANQRNTNNLAALRESLQGIDTFYVVNYQGLTAGRLGQLRRDLAAKGGRLIVAKNTLINIALRDSERDFADILHGPSAIVLAQGDPAGVARVLSDAGKANDKGIPASKGGLVEGRRVDTAVIERLASLGSKDQLYGELVGVLGAHLSTLVGLLEALQEQKGGAAA, encoded by the coding sequence GTGGCGAACCAACGAAACACCAATAACCTCGCCGCGCTTCGCGAGTCCCTGCAAGGCATCGACACGTTCTACGTCGTGAATTACCAGGGCCTCACCGCAGGGCGACTCGGCCAACTCCGTCGTGACTTGGCCGCGAAGGGTGGGCGACTGATCGTCGCCAAGAACACCCTCATCAACATCGCCTTGCGCGACAGCGAGCGCGATTTCGCTGACATTCTGCACGGTCCCTCTGCCATCGTCCTCGCGCAAGGCGATCCCGCCGGCGTCGCTCGTGTCCTCTCGGACGCGGGCAAGGCGAACGACAAGGGCATCCCGGCCTCCAAGGGCGGGCTCGTGGAAGGTCGCCGTGTGGATACCGCCGTCATCGAACGACTGGCGAGCCTCGGCAGCAAGGATCAACTGTACGGCGAACTCGTCGGCGTACTCGGCGCGCACCTCAGCACCCTCGTTGGGCTGCTCGAGGCGCTTCAAGAACAAAAGGGCGGCGCGGCCGCTTAA